Within Kutzneria chonburiensis, the genomic segment CGCGCAGGATCTCGGCCGCGGCGATGCCGTCGATCATCGACAGCGCCTGCTCGCGATCCGTTGGCGCCAACCGGAAAGTGACGTCCTTGAGCACCTCGACCAGCACGCCGCCGAGGCCGAACGCGACGATCTTGCCGAAGGTCTGGTCGGTGGTCGCCCCGACGATGACCTCCTGCCCGGCCGGCAGCATCTGCTGCACCTGGATGCCGACGATCTTCGCGTTCGGGTTGTAGATCTTGGCATTCGCCGTGATGGTACGGAATCCGTGCGCCACCTGGGCGGCGTCCTTGATCCCGACCAGCACGCCGCCGGCCTCGGTCTTGTGCAGGATGTCCGGCGACACGATCTTCAGCACCACCGGGAAGCCCATCCGCTCGGCCAGCTCGACCGCCTGCTCGGAGTCGGTGGCCAGGCCCTCGTCGGGTGTGCTGATGCCGTACGCGTCGCAGACGATCTTGCCCTCGGGCGCGGTCAGCGAGTCGCGGCCGTCCGCCGCGACCTGCGCGAGCACCCGCTGGACCGCCTCGCGGTCGTAGTTGACCATCGTTGTCCCCTCAGATCACGCCGGCGGCGCGCAGCCGCTCCAGCTGGTCGGGGCCGTACCCCAGTTCGCCGAGCACCTCGACGTTGTGCTCGCCCAGCAGCGGCGAGCGGGTGATCTCCACCGACGAGTCGGAGAGCTTGAGCGGGTTGCCGACCGTCTTGTACGCGCCCCGGCCCGGGTGCGCCACCTCGACCACGGAACCCAGTTCGGCCAGCGTCTCGTCCTCGATCAGCTCCTTGGTCGACAGGATCGGCCCGCACGGCACGTTGACCGCGTTGAGCTGCTCCATGACGTCCCACTTGGTCAGGTTGCTGGTCCAGTCCTCGACCATGGCGAACACCTTGTCCAACTTGGACAGTCGGGCCTCCGGCGTCGCCCACTGCGGGTCGTCGGCCAGCTCCGGCTTGCCGATCAGCTCGGTGATCGGCCGCCAGCCCGGCGGCTGGATGATCACGTAGATGTAGTCGTTGGGCCCGCCCGGCGCGCAGCGCACCGCCCATCCCGGCTGACCGCCGCCGGAAGCGTTGCCGGAACGGGGAACCTCGTCGCCGAAGCTCTCGTTCGGGTACTCGCCGAGTGGTCCGTGGGTCAGCCGCTGCTGGTCGCGCAGCTTCACCCGGCACAGGTTCAGCACCGCGTCCTGCATGGCCACCTGCACCCGCTGCCCGCGGCCGGAGTTCGTACGCTGGTAGAGCGCGGCCAGGATCGCGGCCACCAAATGGATGCCGGTGCCCGAGTCGCCGATCTGGGCGCCGGTCGCGGTGGGCGGGCCCTCCTCGAAGCCGGTGGTGCTCATCGAGCCGCCCATGGCCTGCGCGATCACCTCGTACGCCTTGAAGTCGGCGTACCGGCCGGGGCCGAAACCCTTGATGGAGGCGTAGATCAGGCGCGGGTTGAGCTCGCTCAGCTTCTCCCACGAAAAGCCGAAGCGGTCGATCACGCCCGGCCCGAAGTTCTCCACCAGAATGTCCACTTCGGACACCAGCTTGGCGAAGATCTTGGCGCCGTCCTCGCTCTTCATGTTCAGCGTGATGCTGCGCTTGTTGGAGTTCAGCATGGTGAAGTAGAGGCTGTCCTCGCCCGGGATGTCCCGCAGCTGGCCGCGGGTGATGTCACCGCGGCCCGGCGTCTCCAGCTTGATCACGTCCGCGCCCAGCCAGGCCAGCAGCTGGGTCGACGACGGACCGGACTGCACGTGGGTCATGTCGAGGACGCGCACGCCCTCCAGCGCCTTTCCCATCACGGCCTCCAGCTCACTTGTACATGGTCTGGTTCATGGTTCCGGGGGCGTACGCGTCCGGGTCGACCCAGACGTTGATCAGCGACGGCAGCCCGGACTCGCGGGCCCGCAGCAGCGCCGGCCCGATGTCGGCCGGGTCGCGCACCTCCTCGCCGTGGCCGCCGAGCATCCGGGCGAACTCGCCGTAGCGCACGTCGCCCAGCGTGTTGCCGACGCGTTCCCTTGCCAGGCCGTACTTCTGGGCCTGGCCGTAGCGGATCTGGTTCATCGACGAGTTGTTGCCGATGATGCCGACGAACGGCAGGTTGAACCGGACCAGGGTCTCGAAGTCCCAGCCGGTCATGGAGAACGCGCCGTCGCCGAACAGCGCGACGACCTCCTTGTCGGGGCGGGCCAGTTTGGCCGCCATCACGAAGGAGATGCCGACGCCGAGCGTGCCCAGCGGCCCCGGGTCCATCCAGTGGCCGGGCGAGCGGGGTTGCAGCACCTGGCCGGAGAAGGTGACGATGTCGCCGCCGTCGCCGACGTAGATGGAGTCCTCGGTGATGAACTGGTTGATCTCGTGCATCAGCCGGTACGGGTGGATCGGGTTGGCGTCGGAAAGCAGCTGCGGCAACCGCTTCTGCCTGGCCTGCTCCTCCACCTTGTGCAGCTCCTCCAGCCACGGTTTGCGGCCGGTGGCCCCGTTGTCGACGCGACCGGAGGCGGCGGCGGTGACCGAGGAGAGGATCAGGCCGGGGTCGCCGACGATGCCGAGGTCGATGTCCCGGTTCTTGCCGACGGTGCGGTAGTCCAGGTCGATCTGCACCACCGTCGCCTTGGCGGAAAGCCTTCGCCCGTAACCCATCCGGAAGTCGAACGGGGTGCCGACGATGACGATCACGTCGGCGTTGTCGAAGGCGTAGCGGCGCGAGAGCTGGAGGTGGTGCGGGTCGCCGGGCGGCAGCGTGCCGCGGCCGGCGCCGTTCATGTAGGCCGGGATGTTCAGCGTGCGCACCAGTTCGACGGCCGAGTCGGTGCCGCGCGTCGTCCAGACCTGGCTGCCCAGCAGGATCGCCGGCTTCTTGGCGTGCACCAACAGGTCCGCGAGCTTCTCCACGGCGGCCGGGTCGCCGGCCTGCCGGGTCGAGGCCCGGTAGCGGCCGGCCTGCGGGATGCGGGCCTTGTCCACCGGCACCTTGTTGTCCAGGACATCGCGCGGGATCTCCAGGTACGACGGGCCGGGCGCGCCGTTGAGCGACTCGCGGAAGGCCATCGACACCATGTCGGCCGCGCGGGCGGTGTCCGGCACGGTGGCGGCGAACTTGGTGATCGGGTTCATCATGTCGACGTGCGGCAGGTCCTGCAGCGAGCCCATCTTGTGCTGGGTCAACGCGCCCTGGCCGCCGATCAGCAGCATCGGGCTCTCCGCGCGGAAGGCGTTGGCCACGCCGGTGACCGCGTTCGTGGTGCCCGGGCCCGCGGTGACCACCGCGCAGCCGGGCGTGCCGGTGATGCGGGCGTACCCGTCGGCGGCGTGCGCGGCGACCTGCTCGTGGCGGACGTCGACGACCTTGATGCCCTCGTCGACGCAGCCGTCGTAGATGTCGATGATGTGCCCGCCGCACAGCGTGAATATGGTGTCGACGCCCTCGGCCTTGAGCGCTTTCGCGACGAGATGGCCACCTGAGATCAACTGGGGCGCGGGGGCGGATCCGTTCGCCGTCTGGCTGTCTACCACGGGTTCTGTTCCCACCATGCTGGTCAACTCCTCGCCGGCTCCGCTGCACTGTAGATTGCATACGATATGGAGTAGGCATATGCTTACGCCTGTTCCGGCCCGGTGTCCAGAGCAACGCGACAACATTTCGCGACCTTGGCGCCCAGTGGGAGAACCCGAACTCCGGTAGGCGGAAAACCCGGCAGCCAACAGTCAGAGGAGGGCCGCACGTGGATCTGTTCGAGCACGAGGCCAGGGACCTGTTCGCCCGGCACGGCGTCCCCGTGCCACCCGGCGAGGTCACCACGACACCGGCGGGCGCGTTCGCCGCCGCGGTGGACATCGGCGGGCCGGTAGTGGTCAAGGCCCAGGTGAAGACCGGCGGCCGCGGCAAGGCCGGCGGCGTCAAGCTGGCGACCACGCCGCAGGAGGCGCAGGCCGCGGCCGAGGCCATCCTCGGGATGGACATCAAGGGGCACACCGTGCACAAGGTGCTGGTGACCGCCGCGTCCAAGATCGCCGACGAGTACTACTTCTCCTTTCTGTTGGACCGGGCCAACCGGACCTGGCTGGCGATGGCCTCGGCCGAGGGCGGCATGGACATCGAGGAGGTCGCGGCGACGCGGCCGGAGGCCCTGGTCCGCGAGCCCCTGGTCGACATGGACCTGGGCCGGGCCGCCGATCTCGCGCTGGCCGCCGGGCTGCCGGTCGAAGCGGCGGACGTGATCGTCAAGCTGTGGGAGGTGTTCGTCGCGGAGGACTGCACCCTGGTCGAGGTGAACCCGCTGGTGCGCACCGAGTCCGGCGAGATCATCGCGCTGGACGGCAAGATCACCCTGGACGACAACGCCACCTTCCGGCACTCGCTGCGGCCGTTCGGGGTCGAGGTCGCCGACCCGCTGGAGCGGGCGGCGCACGAGAAGGGGCTCAACTACGTCAAGCTGACCGGGGACGTCGGCGTGATCGGCAACGGCGCCGGGCTGGTGATGTCCACTTTGGACGTCGTCGCGCAGGCCGGCGGGGCCGGGCCGGCCAACTTCCTGGACATCGGCGGCGGCGCGTCGGCGCAGGTGATGGCCGACGGGCTGGAGATCATCCTCGGCGACGCCGACGTGCGCAGCGTGTTCGTGAACGTGTTCGGCGGTATCACCGCGTGCGATGCCGTCGCCGACGGCATCCTCCAGGCGCTGGGCATGCTGGGCTCGCGCGCGACCAAGCCGCTGGTGGTGCGGCTGGATGGCAACAACGTCAAGCGGGGACGGGAAATCCTGATCGAGGCCGGGCATCCGCTGGTGACCATGGTGGAGACGATGGACGACGCCGCGCGCACTGCCGCCCGGCTCGCGGCGCAGGGAGCGTGACATGGCGATCTTCATCGACGAGGGCAGCCGGGTCGTCGTGCAGGGCATGACCGGCGCGGAAGGCAGCAAGCACACCGCGCGCATGCTGCGGTCCGGCACCAACATCGTCGGCGGCGTCAACGCCCGCAAGGCCGGGCAGTCCTTGGCCGTGGAAGGCAAGTCGCTGCCGGTGTTCGGCGGCGTGGCCGAGGCGATGGCCGCGACCGGCGCCGATGTGTCCGTCCTTTTTGTACCGCCGCCGTTCGTCCGCGCCGCGGTGATCGAGGCCGTAGACGCCGGCATCGGGCTGGCGGTCGTGATCACCGAGGGCGTGCCGGTGCACGACACCGCCGCGTTCTGGGCCCATTCCGCCGGCAGCAAGACGCGGATCATCGGGCCCAACTGCCCCGGCGTGATCAGCCCGGGCAAGTGCAACGCCGGCATCATCCCGGCCGACATCACCAAGCCCGGCCGGGTCGGCGTGGTCTCCAAGTCGGGCACGCTGACCTACCAGCTCATGCACGAGCTGCGCGACTTCGGCTGCTCGACCGCCATCGGCATCGGCGGCGACCCGATCATCGGCACCACGCA encodes:
- the sucC gene encoding ADP-forming succinate--CoA ligase subunit beta yields the protein MDLFEHEARDLFARHGVPVPPGEVTTTPAGAFAAAVDIGGPVVVKAQVKTGGRGKAGGVKLATTPQEAQAAAEAILGMDIKGHTVHKVLVTAASKIADEYYFSFLLDRANRTWLAMASAEGGMDIEEVAATRPEALVREPLVDMDLGRAADLALAAGLPVEAADVIVKLWEVFVAEDCTLVEVNPLVRTESGEIIALDGKITLDDNATFRHSLRPFGVEVADPLERAAHEKGLNYVKLTGDVGVIGNGAGLVMSTLDVVAQAGGAGPANFLDIGGGASAQVMADGLEIILGDADVRSVFVNVFGGITACDAVADGILQALGMLGSRATKPLVVRLDGNNVKRGREILIEAGHPLVTMVETMDDAARTAARLAAQGA
- the sucD gene encoding succinate--CoA ligase subunit alpha codes for the protein MAIFIDEGSRVVVQGMTGAEGSKHTARMLRSGTNIVGGVNARKAGQSLAVEGKSLPVFGGVAEAMAATGADVSVLFVPPPFVRAAVIEAVDAGIGLAVVITEGVPVHDTAAFWAHSAGSKTRIIGPNCPGVISPGKCNAGIIPADITKPGRVGVVSKSGTLTYQLMHELRDFGCSTAIGIGGDPIIGTTHIDALRAFQDDPETELIVMIGEIGGDAEERAAAFVQANVTKPVVGYVAGFTAPEGKTMGHAGAIVSGSSGTAEAKKVALEAAGIAVGRTPGETALLARELLTA
- a CDS encoding thiamine pyrophosphate-binding protein, which codes for MVGTEPVVDSQTANGSAPAPQLISGGHLVAKALKAEGVDTIFTLCGGHIIDIYDGCVDEGIKVVDVRHEQVAAHAADGYARITGTPGCAVVTAGPGTTNAVTGVANAFRAESPMLLIGGQGALTQHKMGSLQDLPHVDMMNPITKFAATVPDTARAADMVSMAFRESLNGAPGPSYLEIPRDVLDNKVPVDKARIPQAGRYRASTRQAGDPAAVEKLADLLVHAKKPAILLGSQVWTTRGTDSAVELVRTLNIPAYMNGAGRGTLPPGDPHHLQLSRRYAFDNADVIVIVGTPFDFRMGYGRRLSAKATVVQIDLDYRTVGKNRDIDLGIVGDPGLILSSVTAAASGRVDNGATGRKPWLEELHKVEEQARQKRLPQLLSDANPIHPYRLMHEINQFITEDSIYVGDGGDIVTFSGQVLQPRSPGHWMDPGPLGTLGVGISFVMAAKLARPDKEVVALFGDGAFSMTGWDFETLVRFNLPFVGIIGNNSSMNQIRYGQAQKYGLARERVGNTLGDVRYGEFARMLGGHGEEVRDPADIGPALLRARESGLPSLINVWVDPDAYAPGTMNQTMYK
- the frc gene encoding formyl-CoA transferase, whose product is MGKALEGVRVLDMTHVQSGPSSTQLLAWLGADVIKLETPGRGDITRGQLRDIPGEDSLYFTMLNSNKRSITLNMKSEDGAKIFAKLVSEVDILVENFGPGVIDRFGFSWEKLSELNPRLIYASIKGFGPGRYADFKAYEVIAQAMGGSMSTTGFEEGPPTATGAQIGDSGTGIHLVAAILAALYQRTNSGRGQRVQVAMQDAVLNLCRVKLRDQQRLTHGPLGEYPNESFGDEVPRSGNASGGGQPGWAVRCAPGGPNDYIYVIIQPPGWRPITELIGKPELADDPQWATPEARLSKLDKVFAMVEDWTSNLTKWDVMEQLNAVNVPCGPILSTKELIEDETLAELGSVVEVAHPGRGAYKTVGNPLKLSDSSVEITRSPLLGEHNVEVLGELGYGPDQLERLRAAGVI